A stretch of Leisingera sp. S132 DNA encodes these proteins:
- a CDS encoding NADP-dependent malic enzyme — MPKNKITDEEALAFHLEPSPGKWEINATVPMTTQRDLSLAYSPGVAVPCEAIAENPETAYDYTNKGNLVAVISNGTAVLGLGNLGALGSKPVMEGKSVLFKRFADVNSIDIELDTEDPDKFIEAVKLMGPTFGGINLEDIKAPECFIIEQKLKEEMDIPVFHDDQHGTAVICAAGLINALHLSGKKIEDVKIVLNGAGAAGIACIELLKAMGARHENCIVCDTKGVIYQGRTEGMNQWKSAHAISTDLRTLEEAMRGADVFLGVSVKGAVTQDMVASMADNPVIFAMANPDPEITPEEAHEVRVDAIVATGRSDYPNQVNNVLGFPYLFRGALDIHARAINDEMKIACAHALAALAREDVPDEVALAYGKSLTFGRDYIIPTPFDPRLIHRIPSAVAKAGMDTGAARRPIVDMDAYEVGLKSRMDPTASILRGLNARARSAQSRMIFAEGDDPRALRAAVMYQRSGFGKSLVVGRQEDVRVKLEKAGLGDAVRELEIVNAANTPHFEMYKDFLYNRLQRKGFDRKDIHRLVGRDRHVFSSLMLAHGHGDGLVTGATRKSAHVLDRINHVFDADADHGVAGVTALLHKGRIVLIGDTLVHEWPDENHLANIAERAAVVARHMGLEPRVAFVSFSTFGYPVSERAEKMHVAPTVLDQRGVDFEYEGEMTVDVALNERAQRYYPFQRLTGPANILIVPARHSASISVKLMQEMGGATVIGPILSGIDKPIQICSTTSTTNDILNMAVLAACNIG, encoded by the coding sequence ATGCCCAAGAACAAGATCACCGATGAAGAAGCTCTGGCGTTTCACTTGGAGCCGTCTCCGGGCAAGTGGGAGATCAATGCGACCGTTCCGATGACCACGCAGCGGGATCTTTCGCTGGCGTACTCTCCGGGTGTTGCAGTGCCCTGCGAGGCAATCGCGGAAAATCCTGAGACCGCCTATGACTATACCAACAAGGGCAACCTTGTTGCGGTGATCTCCAACGGTACTGCCGTGCTGGGACTGGGCAATCTCGGGGCGCTCGGCTCCAAACCGGTGATGGAAGGCAAGTCTGTCCTGTTCAAACGCTTCGCTGACGTCAATTCGATCGACATCGAGTTGGATACTGAGGACCCGGACAAATTTATCGAAGCTGTCAAGTTGATGGGGCCGACCTTTGGCGGCATAAACTTGGAAGACATCAAGGCGCCTGAGTGTTTCATCATTGAGCAGAAGCTCAAGGAAGAGATGGACATTCCCGTGTTCCATGATGACCAGCATGGCACAGCGGTGATCTGTGCCGCGGGTCTGATCAACGCGCTGCATCTGTCAGGAAAGAAGATCGAGGATGTAAAGATCGTTCTCAATGGTGCCGGCGCAGCGGGTATCGCCTGCATCGAACTTCTGAAGGCAATGGGCGCGCGGCATGAGAACTGCATCGTATGTGATACCAAGGGTGTCATTTACCAGGGCCGCACGGAGGGGATGAACCAGTGGAAATCGGCGCATGCGATCAGCACTGATCTTCGCACCCTTGAGGAAGCAATGCGCGGGGCCGACGTGTTCCTTGGCGTTTCTGTCAAAGGAGCGGTGACCCAGGATATGGTCGCCTCCATGGCAGACAATCCGGTGATCTTTGCCATGGCCAACCCGGATCCGGAAATCACTCCGGAAGAAGCGCACGAAGTGCGGGTGGATGCCATTGTTGCCACTGGCCGGTCGGACTACCCGAATCAGGTCAACAACGTTCTGGGCTTTCCGTATCTGTTCCGCGGCGCGCTGGATATTCATGCCCGTGCAATCAACGACGAAATGAAGATTGCCTGCGCCCACGCACTGGCGGCATTGGCGCGGGAGGATGTGCCGGATGAGGTGGCGCTGGCTTATGGCAAGTCGCTGACCTTCGGCCGTGATTACATCATCCCGACCCCGTTTGATCCGCGCCTGATCCACCGGATCCCGTCGGCAGTCGCTAAGGCGGGTATGGATACCGGCGCGGCGCGGCGCCCGATTGTGGACATGGATGCCTATGAGGTCGGACTGAAATCACGGATGGATCCGACAGCGTCTATCCTGCGCGGCCTGAACGCCCGTGCGCGCTCGGCCCAGTCGCGGATGATCTTTGCCGAGGGCGACGATCCCCGTGCGCTGCGGGCTGCAGTGATGTACCAGCGCTCCGGTTTTGGAAAGTCGCTGGTTGTCGGTCGTCAGGAGGACGTGCGGGTCAAGCTGGAAAAAGCCGGTCTGGGCGATGCGGTGCGCGAGCTGGAAATTGTCAATGCGGCCAACACGCCGCATTTCGAAATGTATAAAGATTTCCTGTACAACCGGCTGCAGCGCAAAGGGTTTGACCGAAAGGACATCCACCGCCTTGTTGGACGCGACCGGCATGTGTTCTCCAGCCTGATGCTGGCGCATGGGCATGGTGACGGTCTGGTCACCGGTGCAACGCGGAAGTCGGCGCACGTGCTGGATCGGATCAACCATGTGTTTGATGCCGACGCAGACCACGGTGTGGCTGGTGTGACTGCACTTCTGCACAAGGGCCGGATCGTGCTGATTGGTGACACGCTGGTGCACGAATGGCCGGATGAAAACCACCTGGCAAATATTGCCGAGCGTGCTGCCGTAGTTGCCCGCCACATGGGGCTTGAACCGCGAGTGGCCTTCGTTAGCTTCTCCACATTCGGCTATCCGGTATCGGAGCGTGCTGAAAAGATGCATGTCGCGCCAACTGTGTTGGACCAGCGGGGGGTGGATTTCGAGTATGAAGGCGAGATGACCGTTGATGTGGCTCTGAATGAGCGTGCGCAGCGGTATTATCCGTTCCAGCGCCTGACCGGCCCGGCCAATATCCTGATTGTCCCGGCCCGCCATTCGGCTTCGATCTCGGTCAAGCTGATGCAGGAGATGGGCGGAGCCACCGTGATTGGCCCGATCCTGTCCGGTATCGACAAACCAATCCAGATCTGCTCGACCACCTCCACGACCAATGACATTTTGAACATGGCGGTGCTGGCAGCCTGCAATATCGGGTGA